In Nymphaea colorata isolate Beijing-Zhang1983 chromosome 3, ASM883128v2, whole genome shotgun sequence, a genomic segment contains:
- the LOC116251299 gene encoding transcription factor bHLH49-like isoform X2: protein MRRAYQKQKGKSSGDHSSYHAPTIPSEWRFSGDLPNPSFNLVPAENSMAACRGTAVESSCCPSVSMSESFCPDIWDSNNLISHNLAFKQVKSSSEASGMRDIISGSSSAAPPFAMGWTPSASSSMKAVGAFAQSAMGMIPQSLVQFPADSGFIERAARLSCFGSMMNSFGMSGSMPPYSKGAGGMVQASEILPPAPPTQNNDVGVSEFGKNDLVPSSEGDTTKKVEQKMAHLLMSPVSRSTEEGKQRVGSSSIDSDGAEVSGRGQEESLHLDNAVNQPSAKGLSTKKRKRPAQGAEPTQTKSSSQMAIDGGNENPENRPKVEPTQTANTGKHHGKQPKDNSQGSDAPKEEYIHVRARRGQATNSHSLAERVRREKISERMKFLQDLVPGCSKVTGKAVMLDEIINYVQSLQRQVEFLSMKLATVNPRLDFNMEALLSKDIFQSRGGPSSAVAYMPDMNMVHSHMHQNQQGLVQAGVPGIASPSDSLRAVNSHLTSVGGYKEPPSQIPNAWEDDLHNVVPLSFSTGGPISNQEMNDSSLPPCHMKAEL, encoded by the exons ATGAGACGAGCGTACCAAAAGCAGAAAG GTAAGAGCAGTGGTGATCATTCGAGTTACCATGCCCCCACTATACCTTCAGAGTGGAGATTTTCTGGTGATCTTCCCAATCCATCATTCAACTTGGTGCCTGCCGAGAATTCCATGGCTGCTTGCAGAGGCACTGCAGTGGAGTCCTCTTGCTGCCCTTCTGTTTCCATGTCCGAGTCTTTCTGCCCTGACATTTGGGATTCTAACAATCTCATTAGCCATAATCTGGCATTCAAGCAAGTCAAGTCGAGTAGCGAAGCCTCTGGTATGAGGGATATCATCTCTGGTTCATCTTCCGCTGCGCCCCCGTTCGCGATGGGGTGGACTCCATCTGCTTCTTCTTCGATGAAAGCCGTTGGTGCCTTTGCACAGTCCGCAATGGGGATGATTCCTCAAAGCTTAGTTCAATTTCCTGCTGATTCTGGCTTCATTGAGCGGGCAGCAAGGCTTTCTTGTTTCGGCAGCATGATGAACTCTTTCGGCATGTCTGGATCCATGCCACCTTATTCTAAAGGTGCAGGGGGAATGGTTCAAGCATCGGAGATCCTGCCGCCTGCTCCGCCAACGCAGAATAACGACGTTGGTGTCTCTGAATTTGGGAAAAATGATCTGGTTCCAAGCAGTGAAGGGGATACAACCAAGAAGGTGGAGCAGAAAATGGCCCACTTGTTGATGTCCCCTGTGTCAAGAAGCACTGAGGAAGGGAAACAGAGGGTTGGCTCTTCAAGCATTGATTCTGATGGTGCAGAAGTTAGCGGCCGTGGGCAGGAGGAATCATTGCATTTGGACAACGCTGTGAATCAGCCTTCGGCTAAAGGACTTAgcacaaagaaaaggaagaggccTGCACAG GGAGCCGAGCCAACCCAAACCAAGAGTTCTTCACAAATGGCAATTGATGGTGGGAATGAAAATCCTGAAAATAGACCGAAGGTAGAGCCCACTCAAACAGCAAATACAGGAAAGCATCATGGGAAACAACCCAAAGACAATTCACAGGGTTCAGATGCACCAAAGGAAGAATACATCCATGTCCGAGCAAGGCGAGGCCAAGCCACCAACAGTCACAGTCTTGCAGAGAGG GTAAGGAGGGAAAAGATAAGTGAGAGGATGAAGTTTCTCCAGGACCTTGTGCCTGGGTGTAGTAAG GTTACAGGCAAGGCTGTCATGCTTGATGAGATCATCAATTATGTGCAGTCATTGCAACGACAAGTTGAG TTCCTTTCCATGAAGCTTGCAACTGTCAACCCGCGGCTAGATTTCAACATGGAGGCGCTCTTATCAAAGGAT ATTTTTCAGTCACGAGGTGGCCCTTCATCAGCTGTTGCCTATATGCCTGATATGAACATGGTTCATTCTCATATGCACCAAAACCAGCAAGGATTAGTTCAGGCTGGAGTGCCAGGTATTGCAAGCCCATCAGATTCGTTGAGAGCAGTTAATTCTCATTTGACTTCGGTTGGTGGATACAAAGAACCCCCATCTCAG ATTCCAAATGCCTGGGAAGATGATCTCCATAATGTTGTTCCGTTGAGTTTCAGCACTGGTGGCCCAATTAGCAATCAGGAAATGAATGACA GTTCATTGCCTCCATGTCATATGAAAGCAGAGCTTTGA
- the LOC116251299 gene encoding transcription factor bHLH49-like isoform X1, whose protein sequence is MDLSENEKLGLGKSSGDHSSYHAPTIPSEWRFSGDLPNPSFNLVPAENSMAACRGTAVESSCCPSVSMSESFCPDIWDSNNLISHNLAFKQVKSSSEASGMRDIISGSSSAAPPFAMGWTPSASSSMKAVGAFAQSAMGMIPQSLVQFPADSGFIERAARLSCFGSMMNSFGMSGSMPPYSKGAGGMVQASEILPPAPPTQNNDVGVSEFGKNDLVPSSEGDTTKKVEQKMAHLLMSPVSRSTEEGKQRVGSSSIDSDGAEVSGRGQEESLHLDNAVNQPSAKGLSTKKRKRPAQGAEPTQTKSSSQMAIDGGNENPENRPKVEPTQTANTGKHHGKQPKDNSQGSDAPKEEYIHVRARRGQATNSHSLAERVRREKISERMKFLQDLVPGCSKVTGKAVMLDEIINYVQSLQRQVEFLSMKLATVNPRLDFNMEALLSKDIFQSRGGPSSAVAYMPDMNMVHSHMHQNQQGLVQAGVPGIASPSDSLRAVNSHLTSVGGYKEPPSQIPNAWEDDLHNVVPLSFSTGGPISNQEMNDSSLPPCHMKAEL, encoded by the exons ATGGATTTGAGTGAGAATGAAAAACTTGGTTTAGGTAAGAGCAGTGGTGATCATTCGAGTTACCATGCCCCCACTATACCTTCAGAGTGGAGATTTTCTGGTGATCTTCCCAATCCATCATTCAACTTGGTGCCTGCCGAGAATTCCATGGCTGCTTGCAGAGGCACTGCAGTGGAGTCCTCTTGCTGCCCTTCTGTTTCCATGTCCGAGTCTTTCTGCCCTGACATTTGGGATTCTAACAATCTCATTAGCCATAATCTGGCATTCAAGCAAGTCAAGTCGAGTAGCGAAGCCTCTGGTATGAGGGATATCATCTCTGGTTCATCTTCCGCTGCGCCCCCGTTCGCGATGGGGTGGACTCCATCTGCTTCTTCTTCGATGAAAGCCGTTGGTGCCTTTGCACAGTCCGCAATGGGGATGATTCCTCAAAGCTTAGTTCAATTTCCTGCTGATTCTGGCTTCATTGAGCGGGCAGCAAGGCTTTCTTGTTTCGGCAGCATGATGAACTCTTTCGGCATGTCTGGATCCATGCCACCTTATTCTAAAGGTGCAGGGGGAATGGTTCAAGCATCGGAGATCCTGCCGCCTGCTCCGCCAACGCAGAATAACGACGTTGGTGTCTCTGAATTTGGGAAAAATGATCTGGTTCCAAGCAGTGAAGGGGATACAACCAAGAAGGTGGAGCAGAAAATGGCCCACTTGTTGATGTCCCCTGTGTCAAGAAGCACTGAGGAAGGGAAACAGAGGGTTGGCTCTTCAAGCATTGATTCTGATGGTGCAGAAGTTAGCGGCCGTGGGCAGGAGGAATCATTGCATTTGGACAACGCTGTGAATCAGCCTTCGGCTAAAGGACTTAgcacaaagaaaaggaagaggccTGCACAG GGAGCCGAGCCAACCCAAACCAAGAGTTCTTCACAAATGGCAATTGATGGTGGGAATGAAAATCCTGAAAATAGACCGAAGGTAGAGCCCACTCAAACAGCAAATACAGGAAAGCATCATGGGAAACAACCCAAAGACAATTCACAGGGTTCAGATGCACCAAAGGAAGAATACATCCATGTCCGAGCAAGGCGAGGCCAAGCCACCAACAGTCACAGTCTTGCAGAGAGG GTAAGGAGGGAAAAGATAAGTGAGAGGATGAAGTTTCTCCAGGACCTTGTGCCTGGGTGTAGTAAG GTTACAGGCAAGGCTGTCATGCTTGATGAGATCATCAATTATGTGCAGTCATTGCAACGACAAGTTGAG TTCCTTTCCATGAAGCTTGCAACTGTCAACCCGCGGCTAGATTTCAACATGGAGGCGCTCTTATCAAAGGAT ATTTTTCAGTCACGAGGTGGCCCTTCATCAGCTGTTGCCTATATGCCTGATATGAACATGGTTCATTCTCATATGCACCAAAACCAGCAAGGATTAGTTCAGGCTGGAGTGCCAGGTATTGCAAGCCCATCAGATTCGTTGAGAGCAGTTAATTCTCATTTGACTTCGGTTGGTGGATACAAAGAACCCCCATCTCAG ATTCCAAATGCCTGGGAAGATGATCTCCATAATGTTGTTCCGTTGAGTTTCAGCACTGGTGGCCCAATTAGCAATCAGGAAATGAATGACA GTTCATTGCCTCCATGTCATATGAAAGCAGAGCTTTGA